Part of the Funiculus sociatus GB2-C1 genome, CCAGCCTGCGAACAGGAAGACCGCAGACAGCAAAATCAGGAATACTGCACCTTGGAATAGGTCATTATTCGTCCGCATCCCGATGGTGTACCACCAGTGGTAGACACCAGAGTAGGCAATGTTTACAGGAAAGTTCGCACCACCTTGGGTGAAAGCTTCTACTGCCGGTTGACCAAAGTGGGGGTCCCAAATCGCGTGAGCGATGGGACGGACATTTAGCGGATCTTTGATCCACTGCTCAAAGTTACCTTGCCAGGCGACGTGGAACAGGAGACTGGAAGCCCACAGGAAAATAATTGCCAGTTGACCGAAGTGGGTAGCAAAAATCTTTTGATAAAGATTTTCCTCCGTCATTCCATCATGGCTTTCAAAGTCGTGAGCCATTGCAATCCCGTACCAGATCCGACGTGTCGTCGGGTCCTGAGCGAGGTCTTGGCTAAATTTGGGAAATTTTGTCGCCATAGTATCCTCAATTATCGGTACAGAGTGCTGAGAACTAAGCAAGTCCTACTCATTACTCAGCACTCATTACTCAGTCCTGACTTATCCTATTGATAGGATTCGCGCCTCGAAGAACGCCCAAATCGTGACGATTGCCCCCAGGAGGAAGTGAGCAACCCCCACAGCCCGACCCTGAATGATGCTCAGAGCGCGAGGCTGGATCGATGGGGCAACTTTTAGTTTATTGTGTGCCCAAACGATGGATTCAATCAACTCCTGCCAGTAGCCGCGACCACTGAACAAGAACATTAAGCTGAATGCCCAGACAAAGTGAGCGCCCAGGAACAGCAGACCATAAGCGGAGAGAGCTGATCCGTAGGATTGAATCACTTGAGCGGCTTGCGCCCACTGGAAGTCACGCAACCAGCCGTTAATCGTGATGGCACTCATCGCAAAGTTGCCACCAGTTATGTGATCCACCGTACCATCGGCATTGACTGTTCCCCACACATCCGACTGCATTTTCCAGCTGAAGTGGTAAACCGCGATCGCAATCGTGTTGAACATCCAGAACAGACCCAGGTAAACGTGGTCCCAACCAGAAACCTGGCAGGTACCGCCACGACCAGGACCGTCGCACGGGAACCGGAAGCCCAGATTAGCCTTGTCTGGAATCAGACGAGAGCTACGAGCAAACAGGAAGCCCTTCAGCAAAATCAGCACTGTAACGTGAATTTGAAAGGCGTGAATATGGTGGATCATGAAATCCGCCGTACCCAGAGCAAGTGGCATCATCGCTACCTTGCCACCTACAGCCATAATCCCGCCACCGAAGGCATAGCTAACTGGCTCAAGCTGGTTGGGAGCGGTAGCTCCGGGAGCCAGAGTGTGCAGATTTTGCACCCACTGAGCAAATACCGGTTGCAGCTGAATTGCTGTATCCGAGAACATATCTTGGGGACGACCCAAGGCACTCATCGTGTCGTTGTGGATGTACAAACCGAAGCTGTGTAAGCCCAGGAAAATACATACCCAGTTGAGGTGAGAGATGATTGCATCCCGGTGACGAATCACCCGATCCAGCAAGTTGTTTTGGTTCACAACCGGATCGTAATCCCGCACCATGAAAATGGTAGCGTGAGCTGCTCCACCAACGATACAGAATGCCCCAATCCACATATGGTGGGTGAATATGGACAACTGAGTCGCGTAGTCAGTGGCGAGGTACGGATACGGAGGCATCGCGTACATATGGTGCGCCACAATAATGGTCACAGAACCTAGCATAGCTAGGTTGATACCCAACTGAGCGTGCCAGGAAGTTGTGAGGTTTTCATAGAGACCTTTATGACCATCACCTGTGAAGGGGCCTTTGTGGTTCTCTAGGATTTCCTTAATGCTGTGACCAATTCCCCAGTTGGTGCGGTACATATGACCGGCGATGATGAACAGCACCGCCAAAGCCAAGTGATGGTGGGCTGTATCTGTCAGCCATAAGCCGCCAGTGACTGGGTTTAAGCCACCTTTGAAGGTGAGGAAGTCAGCATACTGACCCCAATTCAAAGTCCAGAACGGCGTTAACCCTTGGTTAAAGCTGGGATACAGCTGCGCCATCAAGTCACGGTTCAAAATGAACTCTTGGGGTAGGGGGATATCTTTGATAGCCACTCCCGCATCCAGCAGCTTGTTGGTGGGTAGGGCCACGTGAATTTGGTGACCTGCCCAAGACAAGCATCCCAGTCCCAGCAATCCTGCTAGGTGGTGGTTCAGCATCGACTCCACATTCTGGAACCATTCCAGTTTAGGAGCACGCTTGTGATAGTGGAACCAGCCAGCAAACAGCATCAGAGCTGCTGCTACCAAGCCACCAATGGCAGTGCAGTAAAGCTGGAATGTGTTTGTGAAGCCAGCCGCCCGCCAAACCTGGAACAAGCCGGATGTAATTTGAATTCCGTGGAAGCCACCGCCCACATCGGCATTCAAAATATCTTGACCTACGATTGGCCAGACAACTTGAGCGCTAGGCCTGATTCCAAGGGGATTGGCTAGCCAAGCTTCGTAGTTAGAAAAGCGAGCGCCATGAAATTCCATACCGCTTAGCCAGATGAAGACAATGGCTAAGTGACCAAAGTGCGCCGCAAAGATTTTCCGAGATACGTCTTCTAAGTCACTTGTATGACTATCGAAATCGTGGGCGAGAGCGTGAAGGTTCCAAATCCAGGTGGTGGTTTTTGGCCCTCTAGCAAGGGTGCGGTCAAAATGACCGGGCTGCGACCACTTCTCAAAAGAAGTTGGTACCGGGTCTTTATCAACTACTACCCTTACCTTTTGCTCCCGCTCCGGAGGACTGATTGTCATGAGGACTCTCCTCTCTTTAGACAAGGAACGAGAACTGTCCCATTCAACAAAGTTGATTTTAATGGGGGCAGGAAAGCTGGCTGGGAAGAACCACTTTCCCCGAATTATGTAATGCCCGTTTTAAAGGGTTCACTACAGAGGGAAGGATTCAAAACCACACCCTCTATCTTGTAGATGATAGGTCTTGAATTACAGCCTATTCCGATGGACTTAACAATAATTCAAATTTGGTCAATCGTTTATGTAACTTAGCTTGCACCTCCATAATCAGGGGTACAAAGTCAAGAGGCGTTAAATTTAGTTTACAAAACTAAATTATCAGCTCATTTAAAGCTGGTATTTTTTTTCCTTACTATCTGCGGAAATTCCCTAGATTTCGGCGGTCAGATTCATGCTTTTGGGCTATATTTCCCTATGGGCAGCTGTCGCGCAAAGAGTAGGAGTGAGTGTTGGGCATGAATCGCCAGTGGAAACCTGTAAGAGTGCTAGTTTCATTTTTGATGGCAGCAGTATTGGTGGGGAGTTTAGCCGGGTGCGGCAAAGCCTCCCCGAAACCGCCAGATGCTGCCTCCAAAGGCATATCTTCCCTAGCCTCTGGGGCAGTCTCAGAAGTGTCGCCGCCAGAAGTCATTCAACAGTTGCGTCCAGCCTTGGAAGCTTATCAGCCGCAAGTAAGTATTCTCAGTCCCCAGGCAGATGAAATTCTCCAAGACACCAAAGTTGAGGTAAGGCTCCAGGTTCAGGACTTGCCAATCTTCAAAAACCCTGACTTTGGTCTAGGCCCGCATCTGCACGTAATCCTTGACAACCAACCTTATGAGGCGGTTTACGACTTAAACAAACCCTTAGTTTTTGAAGATTTAGCTCCCGGAACTCATACCCTGCGAGTCTTTGCCTCCCGTCCTTGGCATGAGAGCTTCAAAAACGAAGGCGCTTACGCCCAAACTACCTTTCACCTGTTCACCAAGACAGCAGGCAACAACCCCGATCCTCAACAGCCACTGTTAACCTATAGCCGTCCTAAAGGCAGCTATGGGGCCGAGCCAATAATGCTCGATTTCTATCTGACCAACGCCCCCCTGCACCTAGTCGCGAAGGAAAATCCTGAAGACGACATTGCTGACTGGCGAGTACGTGTCACAGTGAATGGTCAAAGCTTTGTTCTAGACAGATGGCAACCGCTTTATCTCAACGGCTTTAACCAAGGGAAAAACTGGGTACAACTAGAGTTTTTGGATGAGAAGGGAAACCCAGTTAACAATGTGTTTAACAACACAGTCCGGCTGATAACCTACGATCCCAAAGGCAAAGATACCCTAGACAAGATTGTGCGGGGTGAACTTTCAGCAGATCAAGTTCGGGGAATTGTAAACCCCAGCTACACCGCTACGACGCCAGTACCAACGCCAACCCCGACACCGGAACCGTTACAAACTCCTAGCGTTGAAGAAACGCCTACGCCTCAGATACAGGAAGAGATACCGACAGAACCGGAAGAATTACAGCCAACAATACCAGCCGAACCCTTACCGGCCCAGACAAAACAGGTAGAAAAACCCAAAGGTGGCTTTTTCAATCGCTTCCGTGGTAAATCTGCTCCTGTCCCATCACCTAAATTGCCAGAGGTGATGGAGTCGCCGACTCCGGAACCAGCAGCACCAGAAACAATTCCGCTACCAGAGTTTTTACCAGAACCGGAAGTATCGCCGATTCCAACTCCAGAAGTAGAACTAATTCCCCCAGTTGAACCAGTACCGACCCAGACAAAACAGGTAGAAAAGCCTAAAGGCGGCTTCTTCAATCGCTTCCGGCGGCAACCTTCCCAGGAGGTGACACCTGCTCCCAGCTTGCCACCGACAGAGCCAGAAGTTATCGAAACACCTTCGCCGGAACCCTTGGCACCAGAAACAGCTCCTGAACCAGAGGCAGGTGTTGTTACTCCTTCCCCCAGCTTGCCGCCAACGCTACCGGAGATAGTGCCATCACCAGCGCCTGAAGCAGTGACTCCTGATTTGGTTGAGCCTCAGCCACAGAGTTCACCAGAAGCAGTACCTTCAACCACATCATTGGAAGGTAAACCCAAAGTGGATTTGAAGGAAGTCTTCCTGCCAAAAACTTCTCCAACCCCAACCCCAAGGATTATCCAAGCCCCAACTGAACCAGATATCCCCAGCAGCTTCTTCAAGAAATCAGCACCACCAGTAACACCAGAACCTGCTCCCGCAGTTGATGAGACGGGGGAGGCTGAGTCAGGAGGTTAATAACCCTAGAAAAACTGGGTCAAAATCAGAGAGTGCGATCGCATTCTCTGATTCTCTAAACCCTCCTGCCCTAAACCAGCGAAACTGTAACAAAATCTAGCTCAATGCCAAATTTATTAGTGATGGTATCTATCACCTTGGCTTCTTCTGGTGTTGTCACGCCGTCTAACTGAGCAATTTTCTGGCATTGAGCCAGAAGCGGTACACCAAAGTCACGGTTGATTTGATTCAGCAAAGTCTCTAATTGTGGCGGTGATTTAATATTGGATGCGATCGCTTCCATTGAAGCTGGACTCAGGTTCAATGTTTGTAGTTCTGGCAAAATCTGTTCCCAAGTTTTCCCCGGATTCCCCGCCAAAACAACGTGAACCAAAATCTGATCCATCACTACTTCTTGAGCGATCGCGCCTTCTAAATACTTCTCGCTTTGAGCCTGAACATCCACTAGCGTCGCTTCCAAAGTTAAAGGGCTGTTTTTACCTTCATAGAAGCGGCAAGCCGCATATCCCAGCGCATAAATCATCCCTGCATTAGTGCTGGCACCAATAACTGCTCCAGCAACAGGAATATTTCTCAGGAAACCTAAAAAACCTGCTTTGACGGCATAGCTGCTGCCAACTTTTAACGCTTGAGTGCCAGCAGCTTTTAAAGCTTGGCTACCTCCGAAAGACAGACCAAAAATTGCTATAACCTCATCCTTCCTGGCTGGATCTTTTAATTCCAATCCATAGGCACAAGCAATCTGGTAAACCATTTCAGCCTGCAATAGCATATTAGCCGCAAAATCCACTACAAACGCAGCAGCAGCAGCTCCCGGCACTAGGCTACTAACTAATCCTGAACTTCCGGCATACAGTGCTTTATTTATCATCAGACGATGAGCAATATCGCTCGGTTTTTCGTGAGGATATTGCTGCTGAAGTTTTTTCACTTCAGCTTCAGCTTTCACAATATCCACTTTGTCTATAAAGTCCAACCAATCCGGCG contains:
- a CDS encoding EcsC family protein, whose product is MLYVQASGAVAGAAVETAGIVGTAAVQAGGTVAGAAVGVGGVIGSAALQATEGTGYAIDLIVNSPLLQQVKNILPPDWLDFIDKVDIVKAEAEVKKLQQQYPHEKPSDIAHRLMINKALYAGSSGLVSSLVPGAAAAAFVVDFAANMLLQAEMVYQIACAYGLELKDPARKDEVIAIFGLSFGGSQALKAAGTQALKVGSSYAVKAGFLGFLRNIPVAGAVIGASTNAGMIYALGYAACRFYEGKNSPLTLEATLVDVQAQSEKYLEGAIAQEVVMDQILVHVVLAGNPGKTWEQILPELQTLNLSPASMEAIASNIKSPPQLETLLNQINRDFGVPLLAQCQKIAQLDGVTTPEEAKVIDTITNKFGIELDFVTVSLV
- the psaA gene encoding photosystem I core protein PsaA — protein: MTISPPEREQKVRVVVDKDPVPTSFEKWSQPGHFDRTLARGPKTTTWIWNLHALAHDFDSHTSDLEDVSRKIFAAHFGHLAIVFIWLSGMEFHGARFSNYEAWLANPLGIRPSAQVVWPIVGQDILNADVGGGFHGIQITSGLFQVWRAAGFTNTFQLYCTAIGGLVAAALMLFAGWFHYHKRAPKLEWFQNVESMLNHHLAGLLGLGCLSWAGHQIHVALPTNKLLDAGVAIKDIPLPQEFILNRDLMAQLYPSFNQGLTPFWTLNWGQYADFLTFKGGLNPVTGGLWLTDTAHHHLALAVLFIIAGHMYRTNWGIGHSIKEILENHKGPFTGDGHKGLYENLTTSWHAQLGINLAMLGSVTIIVAHHMYAMPPYPYLATDYATQLSIFTHHMWIGAFCIVGGAAHATIFMVRDYDPVVNQNNLLDRVIRHRDAIISHLNWVCIFLGLHSFGLYIHNDTMSALGRPQDMFSDTAIQLQPVFAQWVQNLHTLAPGATAPNQLEPVSYAFGGGIMAVGGKVAMMPLALGTADFMIHHIHAFQIHVTVLILLKGFLFARSSRLIPDKANLGFRFPCDGPGRGGTCQVSGWDHVYLGLFWMFNTIAIAVYHFSWKMQSDVWGTVNADGTVDHITGGNFAMSAITINGWLRDFQWAQAAQVIQSYGSALSAYGLLFLGAHFVWAFSLMFLFSGRGYWQELIESIVWAHNKLKVAPSIQPRALSIIQGRAVGVAHFLLGAIVTIWAFFEARILSIG